One segment of Panicum virgatum strain AP13 chromosome 1K, P.virgatum_v5, whole genome shotgun sequence DNA contains the following:
- the LOC120700550 gene encoding alpha-terpineol synthase, chloroplastic-like isoform X6, with the protein MQGTVTMTTLSLRPAGQCNGSCLLAPATARQPRISWWRRQQRQTTLHRQQMQQCSVATLHNDKVDDRLGKNPCNFHPPIWGDFFLHYYDAAASSKQQQTWMVERADEVTQDVAKIVASSVAWDLHHRLQLIDALERLCWDHLFEDDINAALTQIRTVNLTSCDLHTVAMWFYLLRKHGHRVSPDVFVRFKDQEGSFLANNPVELLSLYNAAHLGIHGEIILDEAVVFTRTHLEAILPSLEGSLAHEIKCALEIPLPRRVRIYESKYYVSTFEKDVTVHDTVLQLAKLNSNIMQLHHQQELEIITRWWKGLEIESKLPFARDRVVECYFWMSGVYFEPCQSRGRIILTMMIAIIAIFDDIFDYYGTMEACELLTNCVERWDTKFGDGLQDCMKHALGKNFDSYEAMDHELARDEKYSMAYLKNFTIDLIRGYNKEVKMREEGYIPRTVNEHLQVSLRTGACHLLACASFVGMDDIATKDSFDWVSTMPKIVKDLCIILRLLDDLQSYEVMLISWVYALLAGAYEILKQYGYINALRFHVCVL; encoded by the exons ATGCAAGGCACTGTGACGATGACCACCTTATCCCTGAGACCTGCAGGGCAGTGCAATGGGAGCTGCCTGCTCGCACCTGCCACAGCACGGCAACCACGTATTTCTTGGTGGCGTCGGCAGCAGAGGCAAACCACGCTGCATCGCCAGCAAATGCAACAGTGTTCAGTGGCAACATTACACAATGATAAGGTTGACGATCGCTTGGGCAAGAATCCATGCAATTTTCATCCTCCTATATGGGGAGATTTCTTCCTACACTACTACGACGCAGCAGCTTCCTCCAAACAGCAG CAGACGTGGATGGTAGAACGAGCAGATGAAGTGACGCAAGACGTGGCAAAAATAGTAGCAAGTTCAGTTGCTTGGGACCTTCATCATAGGCTACAACTTATCGATGCGCTGGAGCGTCTGTGCTGGGATCATTTGTTCGAAGATGACATTAATGCTGCACTGACTCAAATTAGGACAGTTAATCTTACTTCCTGTGATCTTCACACGGTAGCTATGTGGTTTTATCTGCTTCGTAAGCACGGACACAGAGTTTCACCAG ATGTGTTTGTGAGGTTCAAAGATCAAGAGGGGAGCTTTCTTGCGAACAATCCAGTGGAGCTATTGAGTCTGTATAATGCTGCACACCTCGGAATACATGGAGAGATAATACTAGATGAAGCCGTAGTATTTACCAGAACTCATTTAGAAGCAATATTACCCTCGCTGGAAGGATCATTAGCACATGAAATCAAATGTGCACTTGAGATTCCCCTCCCTAGAAGGGTAAGAATTTACGAGTCAAAGTATTATGTCTCCACATTTGAGAAAGATGTTACAGTGCATGACACAGTACTGCAACTTGCAAAGTTAAATTCTAATATTATGCAGTTGCATCATCAGCAGGAATTGGAAATCATTACAAG ATGGTGGAAGGGTCTAGAGATTGAGTCAAAGCTTCCATTTGCCCGGGATAGAGTCGTTGAGTGCTATTTTTGGATGTCAGGAGTATATTTTGAACCATGCCAGTCACGAGGCCGAATCATATTGACTATGATGATTGCTATAATCGCCATATTTGATGATATCTTTGATTACTATGGAACTATGGAAGCGTGTGAGTTACTCACCAACTGCGTAGAAAG ATGGGATACAAAATTTGGTGATGGACTCCAGGATTGCATGAAGCATGCGCTTGGAAAAAATTTTGATAGCTATGAAGCCATGGACCATGAGCTAGCGCGGGATGAGAAATATAGCATGGCCTACCTGAAAAACTTT ACAATAGATCTGATTAGAGGCTACAACAAGGAGGTAAAAATGCGTGAAGAAGGATATATTCCAAGAACGGTCAATGAGCATCTACAGGTTTCACTAAGGACTGGTGCATGTCACCTGTTGGCGTGCGCTTCCTTTGTTGGAATGGACGACATAGCAACGAAGGACTCTTTTGATTGGGTTTCTACCATGCCTAAAATTGTAAAGGATCTTTGCATAATATTGAGACTATTGGATGATCTCCAGTCATATGAGGTAATGCTTATTTCTTGGGTCTATGCTCTTCTAGCAGGTGCTTATGAGATTCTCAAACAATATGGCTACATTAATGCATTACGGTTtcac gtgtgtgtattatAA